DNA from Pirellulales bacterium:
CCGGACAAGCTGGGCCGTTCGGTACGCACGCCTCGCTGGCGCTATACCGAATGGTACGACGGTACGCGGGAACTGTACGACCACGAGGCCGACCCGCACGAATACCGCAATCTCGCGGCCGACGCGCAGCATGCCGAGACGATCGCCAGGTTGAGTGCCCTGCTGGCGAGCAATCTGGCCGGCGCACCCGCTTCGGCGGCGCCTTGACCGAGTCGAGAGCCAGGCTGCGCGAAATCGGTACCGGGGCTAGCTCCCTGTGGGCTAGCGTCGTAGATTTGGGACATTGCCCTGCCGAAATGCCCACGTAGGGACCCGGAAGAGGCAGCCAAAGTCCCCAGGAAAGACGGACATGACACGGCGCTGTTGGTCGGATTTCGCTCGCTGGATGCTTGGTTCGCTGATCCTCGCCGTCGTGGCAGGCTGTGGCGACAAGGGAACGCCTGGACCCCGGTTGCCGGCCGCCACTGACGAGTCGGCCCCCACGGTCGAAACGTCGATCACGACGGGCACGGCGCCGGGCTTGGCGAGCGATCCGCCGCTCAAGGAAACGATCCCCGCGACTTTGGCCGAGGCTATCGCGGCAGTCGATCTGCGCAAGCTTCCCATCAGCGACCATCTGAGCGATGTCGATCTCACGCTGACGATCGCATCGTACAACATCAAGAAGACCCCGGCGCTGGCGCTCGACGACGTGCGAACACGCTTGGAAGGCCTGGGGTTTGAAGGCCAGACGCAACCCGGCCAACCGCAGGTTAGCGAGGAGTTTGCGCAGGCTTCGTTCGTGCGAGGGGACTTTCGGGTCGAGGTATCGATCACGCAGCAGTTCGATGACAAGAATGCCTCGAGCGTGCGGTTGATGAGTCTCGGCAATGTCGATAGCCGGACCTTGCCCCCGCTGCCCGACTCGAAGTTGTTGTACGGCGGCGTCGCTTCGTCGATCTACGTTTCGCCGGCCAGCGTATCGGACGTGATAGCCACGGCGCGCGAGGTATTGGCCGCGGCGGGTTGGCAGGAATATGGGCCGAAAGAAGCGTTGCACGCCCTCAACCCCGATCAGCAGACGCTGACCTTCAAGAAGAACGCCATCAATCTCAACGCCTTCGTCAGCGTGTCGCCCGCGCAGAACAACCAGACGACCTTGCAGTACAGCACGCAGTTGTTGAATCACGAGTTGCCGACGCCAGCCGACGCGACGGGCGTGCAGTACGATGATTACCGCGGCTCCTTGGTCTGCCTCAGTGCCCTGCCGCTGAGCGAGATCGCCGACTTTTACCGCCAGGCACTCGAGGAACGCGGTTGGCAAAAGAAGAACGACGCGACCATCGAAGGGGAGTCGCGCGTGGCGCTCGTGTACGAGAGTCCCGATCGGGCCTCGATCATGGCGATCGAGATCAAGCACCCGGCGGGAGAGTCTTCGCTGGTGCAGGTAAACGAGATTCCAGCTTCGGTGCTGGCCGAGACGGAAGCGATCGCCGACTCGGAACTGGACATGCCCGAGGACTTGGGTGACGCGGCCAGGCCGACGGTGACACTGTCGAAAGCGGAGCTTCCCGTCCCGGACGGGGCGAAGGCCATCACCGAGGATATCTCGCTGGGGGCGTTCGCCTATTCCTGCAAACAGCCGGCCGACGAGATCGTCGCGTTTCTGCGCACGAAGTTGAGCAGTCTCGGTTGGCAGGAGAATAAGGCGCTGTCGACCAGCGATGCGACGAACGCGACGATCGCCTTCGACAAGGGGGATGCTTCGTTCGTGGCCGTCGTCGGGTCGGCGGGCGCGGCGGGAGGCTCGATCGTCAATTTCGTGATCAACGACGTCGAATGGGTCGACGAATCGGGCGAGAAGCTGCCCGCGAGCGAAGACCCGGCGTCGGAGCAACCGTAGTCCGCGGGAAATCCGCCCCGGGGTGCCGCCGGGGGCAGGATTTATCTCAGCACGCCTGCTGGTGAACCGGCGCGCGCAGAAGCTACACTGGAAGTTCTCTCGGCGTCGTCATGCTTCTGGGGCCTGTCGCGAGAGGCTGTCACGGCGACGGCCAGACGCGCATCTTCTTGTTTTTCGGTGGGGGTCGTCCGTTCGATGTTGAAACGCATCGTCATCGTGCTGCTTGTCGTCGTGCTGCTCGTGGCCGTGGCCGCGGGGGGGACGGCTTATTGGGGCTATCAGAAGTTTGCCAGCAGCTTGCCGCAACTCGACGGCGAGATCCAGGTCGAAGGCATTCGTCAACCGATCACCATCGAGCGCGATGCACTTGGCATTCCCACGATCCGCGCGCAGGATCGCCGCGATCTGGCCTTTGGCACGGGCTATGTCCACGGTCAGGATCGTTTCTTTCAGATGGACCTGTTGCGCCGCAATGCCGCCGGCGAATTGGCCGAGATCATCGGCCGCCCCGTGCTCTCGCAAGATCGCAAGGTGCGCGTGCATCGATTTCGCCACCGCGCCGAGAGGGTCATCGCCGCGGCGAGCTCGGAAGAACGTGCCATTCTCGATGCCTACACCGCGGGCGTGAACGCGGCGCTCGGGGATCTGGGCGCGCCGCCGTTCGAGTACTTGCTGCTCGGGGTGACGCCCGTGCCGTGGCGACCGGAAGACTCCGTGCTTTGTCTCTTTTCGATGTATCTCGATCTGCAGGGGGGAGACTACCTCGATGAGTCGACCTTGGGACTGCTGCGCGACACGCTGCCCCCAGAGATGGTCGAGTTTCTTGCTCCACAGGGGACGGCCGAATGGGACGCTCCGGTAGAAGGATGGCCCTTCACGGTGCCGCCGATTCCGAACTCCTCGGTGCTCGACCTGCGCGCGGCGCCGGCCGCCCCGGCCACGAGCTCGGTAACTCCGCGCCGTTCAACGGCTCCCGAGCGAGCTTGGGCGTGGATGCCCAACGCCCGCGAAACCGATGCCCTGATGGGGTTCCGCCCGGGCAGCAATAGCTGGGCGGTGGATGGCGATCACACGATCCACGGCGGAGCGCTCGTGGCGAACGACATGCACCTCGGCATCCGCCTGCCCAACATCTGGTATCGGGCACGCTTCCTTTGGCCTGCTGCCGAAGAGGGCCAAGAACATACGATTACCGGAGTTACCTTGCCCGGCGCCCCGGCGATCATCGTGGGGAGCAATGGGCACATCGCCTGGGGATTCACGAACAGTCAGGGGGACTGGGCCGACCTGATCGAGCTCGAAATCGATCCGGCCGATCAACGCGTCTACATCACGCCGGACGGTCCGCGGCAAATGGATCGCGACGTCGAGATCATCAAGGTCCTCGGCGGCGACGAAGAGGCCGTGATCGTCTACTCGACCATCTGGGGACCCGTGATCGACAAGGATCACACGGGACGCAGCCGGGCCTTGCGCTGGGTGGCCCACGATGTCGAAGGGGTCAACATGGGGCTGGTCGGCATGGAAACGATCGACAACATCGACGACGCCTTGACCCAGGCGGCCCGCTGCGGGGCGCCCGCGCAGAACTTTGTCGTCGCCGATGATGAAGGCCGCATCGCCTGGAGCATTTTGGGACGCTTGCCGCGCCGCGTGGGCTTCGATGGACGTTTTCCCACGAGTTGGGCCGACGGCAAGCACCGCTGGGATGGATACCTCGAGCCCGCGGAGTACCCACGCATCGAGGCGCCGTCCGATGGTCGTATCTGGACGGCGAATGCCCGCGTCGTGAGTGGCGAAAACCTCGCCAAGCTCGGCCACGGCTTCTACGACCTTGGTGCCCGCGCCAAGCAGATTCGCGATGATCTGCTCGCGCTCGACAAGGCCTCGGAAAAGGACATGCTGGCCGTGCAACTCGACGATCGAGCCGTCTTTCTCGAACGTTGGCAGAAGCTCTTGCTCGATACGCTGACCCCCGCAGCGGTCGCCGACCATCCGCAGCGGGCCGAGATGCGGACACTCGTCGAGAACTGGGGGGGCCAGGCCTCGCCCGACTCGGTGGGCTTCCGCCTGGTGCGCTCGTTTCGTCATCGCGTGACGGACGAAGCGCTTGCCGGGCTCGTGCGCCCCTGCAAGCTCAAGGACGAGCGTTTCAATCTGGCTAGTATCGACATGTCGGAGGGGCCGGTGTGGAGTCT
Protein-coding regions in this window:
- a CDS encoding penicillin acylase family protein — encoded protein: MLKRIVIVLLVVVLLVAVAAGGTAYWGYQKFASSLPQLDGEIQVEGIRQPITIERDALGIPTIRAQDRRDLAFGTGYVHGQDRFFQMDLLRRNAAGELAEIIGRPVLSQDRKVRVHRFRHRAERVIAAASSEERAILDAYTAGVNAALGDLGAPPFEYLLLGVTPVPWRPEDSVLCLFSMYLDLQGGDYLDESTLGLLRDTLPPEMVEFLAPQGTAEWDAPVEGWPFTVPPIPNSSVLDLRAAPAAPATSSVTPRRSTAPERAWAWMPNARETDALMGFRPGSNSWAVDGDHTIHGGALVANDMHLGIRLPNIWYRARFLWPAAEEGQEHTITGVTLPGAPAIIVGSNGHIAWGFTNSQGDWADLIELEIDPADQRVYITPDGPRQMDRDVEIIKVLGGDEEAVIVYSTIWGPVIDKDHTGRSRALRWVAHDVEGVNMGLVGMETIDNIDDALTQAARCGAPAQNFVVADDEGRIAWSILGRLPRRVGFDGRFPTSWADGKHRWDGYLEPAEYPRIEAPSDGRIWTANARVVSGENLAKLGHGFYDLGARAKQIRDDLLALDKASEKDMLAVQLDDRAVFLERWQKLLLDTLTPAAVADHPQRAEMRTLVENWGGQASPDSVGFRLVRSFRHRVTDEALAGLVRPCKLKDERFNLASIDMSEGPVWSLVSSRPEHLLDPKYASWDELLLASADGVLAEFDLSEVPLSQQTWGRQNTADIEHPLLEQAAPKLSRWLNLAMPADQLAGDSENLPRIQRPSGGASQRLAVSPGREAEGIFHMPGGQSGHPLSPHYGDGHAAWVKGEPTPFLPGETKHTLVLQPEKP